One Sulfuriferula thiophila DNA window includes the following coding sequences:
- the gspD gene encoding type II secretion system secretin GspD translates to MKRSWIKTGFLCMGVLLPAGQVWAVSDSAPPAIMASVEKPRQGGVPTGADAVTLNFVNADIEGVVKVISDITGKNFLLDPRVKGVINIYSAKPIPRSSVYDVFLSALRLQGFSVIEDRGLVKIVPEADAKLNSSPTFGAAEQARGGGDRIQTRIFTMKYESAAQMVPILRPLIAPSNAITAYPNSNTLVITDYASNLQRLEKIIDSIDRPNGSDPVIIPLQYASAVDVAVTVNRLFDEATQVQGTTGIEPIQRITVIADVRSNSLLVRSSNPARLTQLRKFVAMLDSPTNAGGNIHVVYLKNAEAVKLAETLRAIYQGDTGSASVTSRSASATTTLAAPVVMQAQGASASLGPNQTSSAPAMPGIIQADAATNSIIITASDAVYNNLRAALDKLDVRRAQVYVEALIAEVTADKAAEFGIQWQDLSGLGGTSAQAFGGTNFGTPGQNIVGISKNPTGISPGLNIGIVKGQISIPGIGQILNLGLLVRALQSDANANILSTPTLLTMDNEEAAIVIGQNVPFITGQYATSGAATTPTPFQTIERRDVGLTLRIKPQISEGGTVRLQIYQEVSSVQDATNAAGVITNKRAVSSTVLVDDGQIVVIGGLIQDTVSDGEQKVPVLGDIPWLGGMFRYKTRSHHKTNLMIFLRPTLVRDSQRANTYTSERYDYILGEQRKAQPAHDEILPDMVSPTLPPRPLSPTPPPVETQPAHVGGV, encoded by the coding sequence ATGAAGCGCAGCTGGATAAAAACTGGATTTTTGTGCATGGGGGTGTTACTGCCTGCCGGACAGGTGTGGGCTGTCAGTGATTCTGCGCCCCCGGCTATCATGGCATCGGTAGAAAAACCCCGGCAAGGCGGTGTCCCTACCGGAGCGGATGCGGTCACGCTTAATTTTGTTAATGCCGATATCGAGGGGGTAGTCAAAGTCATCAGCGATATCACAGGCAAGAATTTTCTGCTCGACCCGCGCGTCAAAGGGGTGATCAATATTTACTCGGCAAAACCGATACCGCGATCTTCGGTTTACGATGTATTTCTGTCTGCGTTACGTTTGCAGGGATTTAGTGTAATCGAAGACCGGGGACTGGTGAAAATTGTACCCGAGGCAGATGCCAAGCTGAATTCCAGCCCTACATTTGGTGCAGCGGAACAGGCGCGGGGTGGTGGCGACCGCATCCAAACCCGGATTTTTACCATGAAATACGAATCGGCAGCGCAGATGGTACCGATCCTGCGTCCGCTGATTGCACCCAGCAATGCCATTACCGCCTATCCGAATAGCAATACGCTGGTGATTACCGATTACGCAAGCAATCTGCAGCGGCTGGAAAAAATTATCGACTCCATTGATCGACCAAACGGCAGCGACCCTGTCATCATTCCGCTACAGTACGCTTCTGCGGTTGATGTCGCGGTTACAGTGAATCGTCTGTTCGACGAAGCGACACAGGTTCAGGGAACTACGGGTATAGAGCCGATACAGCGCATCACCGTGATTGCGGATGTGCGTTCAAATAGCCTGCTGGTGCGCTCAAGCAATCCGGCGCGGCTTACCCAGTTGCGTAAATTTGTGGCCATGCTCGATTCGCCTACCAATGCGGGTGGCAACATACACGTCGTCTATTTGAAAAATGCCGAAGCGGTAAAACTGGCTGAAACCTTGCGTGCTATCTATCAGGGCGATACCGGCAGTGCCAGCGTGACATCACGTTCAGCGAGTGCGACTACCACACTTGCTGCACCTGTCGTAATGCAGGCGCAGGGTGCATCGGCTTCGCTGGGTCCAAATCAGACTTCGAGTGCACCAGCCATGCCTGGCATCATTCAGGCTGATGCGGCTACCAACTCGATTATTATTACCGCGTCTGATGCGGTTTACAATAATTTGCGGGCTGCACTGGATAAGCTGGATGTGCGCCGTGCACAGGTCTATGTTGAAGCGCTGATTGCCGAGGTAACGGCTGACAAGGCGGCAGAATTTGGGATTCAATGGCAGGATTTGAGCGGTCTTGGCGGCACTAGTGCCCAGGCTTTCGGCGGTACCAATTTTGGTACGCCGGGTCAGAATATCGTTGGCATTTCCAAGAATCCAACCGGTATTTCACCAGGACTGAATATCGGCATCGTCAAAGGCCAGATCAGTATCCCCGGTATCGGCCAGATTCTTAATCTTGGCCTGTTGGTACGGGCGCTGCAGTCAGATGCCAATGCAAATATTCTGTCCACGCCAACCCTGTTGACTATGGACAACGAAGAAGCCGCCATCGTCATTGGTCAGAATGTCCCTTTTATTACCGGTCAGTATGCGACGTCGGGTGCTGCCACTACCCCCACGCCGTTTCAGACCATAGAACGTCGCGATGTCGGCTTGACGCTGCGGATCAAGCCGCAAATCTCCGAAGGCGGTACGGTACGCCTGCAAATCTATCAGGAAGTCTCCAGCGTTCAGGATGCGACTAATGCTGCGGGTGTGATCACCAACAAGCGGGCTGTGTCCTCGACGGTACTGGTCGATGACGGGCAGATTGTGGTGATTGGTGGTCTGATTCAGGATACCGTCAGCGACGGCGAACAGAAGGTGCCGGTGCTGGGTGATATTCCGTGGTTGGGGGGCATGTTCCGCTACAAGACGCGCTCACATCACAAGACTAATCTGATGATATTCCTGCGGCCAACGCTGGTGCGTGACAGTCAGCGCGCAAACACATACACCAGTGAACGTTATGATTACATCCTCGGCGAACAGCGCAAGGCACAGCCTGCTCATGATGAGATTCTGCCAGATATGGTGTCGCCTACTTTGCCGCCGCGGCCGTTATCACCTACGCCGCCACCGGTTGAAACGCAGCCAGCCCATGTTGGCGGGGTATAA
- a CDS encoding type II secretion system protein N: protein MTITAVVVLALVVAYWTWEWFAPLPEPRAQAAAKVYEHAGSADGLFGKTERNSSRVSPTGIAIRLLGSVAATPGRRGYAIVKLEPKQILTVQEGDDIAPGIRLEEVSTDHLVLVRGGIRETLAWPEKSLTAGPVVPPMNK from the coding sequence GTGACGATTACTGCTGTGGTGGTGCTCGCCCTGGTGGTGGCTTACTGGACCTGGGAGTGGTTTGCGCCGCTGCCTGAACCGCGCGCGCAGGCAGCCGCCAAGGTGTACGAGCATGCCGGATCAGCGGATGGTTTGTTTGGGAAAACGGAGCGGAACAGTAGTCGTGTCTCTCCGACAGGTATCGCGATCCGTTTGCTGGGCAGTGTGGCGGCAACGCCGGGTCGGCGTGGTTACGCGATCGTGAAACTGGAGCCGAAACAGATACTTACGGTGCAAGAGGGAGACGATATCGCTCCGGGTATCCGGCTTGAGGAAGTCAGTACGGATCACCTCGTTCTGGTACGTGGCGGGATTCGCGAAACGCTGGCCTGGCCCGAGAAAAGCCTGACTGCAGGACCTGTTGTCCCGCCAATGAACAAATAG